The genomic stretch TTCGAGACCTGCATGCGGTTGACGTTGCAGAGGAAGTCGGCCACGCCGAACAGCCCCATGGCGATGGCGACCAGTTCGAGCCCGTCGTTCATGTCGGTCAGGCCGAACGTGAAGCGGAACGTGCCCGTATTGACGTCGGTGCCGGCCATCCCGCACAGCAAGCCGAACAACGTCATGGCAATGCCTTTGAGCGCCGAGCCGCGCGACATCGTCGAGCCCGCCAGCAGACCCAGCAGCATGACGGAGAAAATCTCCGCCGGGCCGAACTTGAACGCCATGGCCGTGAGCAAAGGCGAAGCGAAGATCATCAGGACGATGCCCGTCGAAGCCGCGAAGAACGAACTCAGCATGGTGATGCCGAGCGCCGCGCCGCCGCGGCCGGCCTTGGCCATGGGGTAACCGTCGAGGCAGGTGATCGCGTGCGGCGGGTGCGACGGCAGATTGAGCAGAATGGCACCGATCGCGCCGCCGTATTGCGAGCCGTAGAAAATGCCGGCGAGCATGAGGATCGCGGGAACGGGATGCATGACGTAGGTCAGCGGCAACAGGATGGAGATCGCCGACAACGCCCCCATGCCGGGCAGCACGCCCACCATGTTGCCCACGAGGACGCCAAAGAACGACCACATGAGGTTGGTGCCCTGAAGCGCAACCGAGAAGCCGTAAAAGAGGTCGTGCAAGGATTGTTCGATCATGTTGCTCACTATCCCCAGGCGAATGGCGCCAACTGAAGTTTTAGCGCCCATGAGAAGACAACGAGGGCGATCGCGCACATGACGATCGACAACGCGGCCGCGCGAAACACCGTGTTGGTTCGATCGCCGAGTGCCGAAATGAATACGATCGCGAAGGTGGCGGGAATCAGCCCGCCGTACTTGCCGATGAGGATGAACGCCAGCGTGCCGGCGATGATGCACACGGCGCCGCGCAGATCGGGCAGTCGCGCATGCGCGTCGCCGGGATTCGATGCGGCTTTGGGCAGGTCTTTGGCCGCGAGCGCGATCAGGATGCCGACGACAGCCAGCAGCGCGCCCACGGCCACGGGAAAGAATCCCGCGCCCATGCTCGTCAACGTTCCGACGTCATAGGACAAACCGGCGTACACCGCGCTCACGCCGATCACGACCATCAACGCGCCCGCGTAGTAATCCTTGCTGAACGAGAGTCTGAGATTCAACGCATACCTCCGCCGCGTGGGCGATTGGCATCCGCAGCGCAACCGGGCGCATGAGAACTGGACAGCGAGGTCCGGCAGCGCTGCCCGGCCGCATGGGAACGGGAGGAAACCCGCACTACGAATCGAAAGGGGTCGCGTGACCGATGTGCACGAACGGCTGGCCGCCGCGTTGCCTTCACATCACAGTCATACAACTCATCTGTATGAGTTGAATGTAGTGTGTTAGCCTTCAATTTGCCATCAGGGAAAACATGGGTGCGAGTTTTTGCTCGTCCCTACGTCTCGCGCGAACGACCGAGACGTGGAAGCCAAGCCGAAGAGAAGCTTTCGTTCACGTCAAGAATTACTGACTTTTCGCGGTGGGCGATGACGCGAATAATCCACTCGCCATGATCCAATCGCAGCATTCAATACGTTCTCAACAGGAGATATCGCCATGTCGGATGCACGCCGCGGCGCGGACGCGCTGGTCAACGCACTGTCGAAAGCGGGGGTGAAGCACATCTTCACGCTATCGGGCAATCACATCATGCCCGTGTTCGACGCGTGTATTGGCGCGGGAATCGAGTTGTTCCATACGCGGCACGAGGCGGCGGCGGTGCACATGGCCGACGCCTACGCGCGCCTGACGGGCAACGTGGGCGTGGCGCTGGTCACCGGCGGCCCGGGCCACGCGAACGCGGTTTCGGCGCTCTATACGGCGCAGATGGCGGAGTCGCCGGTGTTGCTGCTGAGCGGGCATGCGCCGCACAACCAGTTGGGCATGGGCGCGTTTCAGGAAATGCGCCAGGCCGATGTGGCGGCGCCGCTCGTGAAGCTCGCGATGACCGCGCAGCATGCTCACACGCTCGTCGACGAGGTGATTCACGCCATGCGCACCGCGCGGTCGGGGCGACCCGGCCCCGTTCATCTGAGCCTGCCGGTGGACGTGCTGGAAGCCGACGCGTTCGTGCCCGAAGAAGTCAGCGCCGAGCGCTTTCTGCCGGCCGTGCAGCCGCTCGACGCTGCCATCGCCACGCGTTTCGCCGCGAGCCTGGCGCAGGCTTCGCGGCCGTTGATACTGGTCGGCCCCGCGTGCATGGGGCAGGCAGGACGCGCGCACACCGAAGCGCTCGCGGCCGCCTCCGGTATTCCCGTGATCGGCATGGAAAGTCCCCGCGGCATCAACGATCCGGCACTGGGGGCGTTCGCCGAAGTGCTGGCTAAAGCCGACTGCGTGATGCTGCTCGGCAAGCGCATGGATTTCACCCTGGCGTTCGGTCAATCGCCCGCGTTCTCGCCCGACTGCCGCTTCGTGCAGATCGATCCGGAAGCGCAGGAGATCGCCCGCACGCGACGCGCCGTGGGGCAGCGTTTGATCGGCAGCGCCGTCGCGGACAGTTTCCCTGCGCTCGACGCCCTTGCCGTTGCGTGCCGGGCCAGCGGGCACCGCTGCGACGAGCGCTGGACGCGCGACGTGCAGGCCGCCGTCGCGTGGCGGCCGGAGCAATGGGGCAAGGCGTCGTCGTCGATGGAGAAGCGCGTGCATCCGGTCCAGGCGCTCGCGCCGTTCCAGGCGTGGCTCGACAGTCACCCCGACGCGGTGTTGATCTCCGACGGTGGCGAGTTCGGCCAATGGGCGCAAGCCTGCCTGCACGCGCCGCATCGCGTGATCAACGGCGTGGCGGGCGCGATCGGCGCGGCGCTGCCGTTCGCCGTGGCGGCGCGCGTCGTGCATCCGGATGCGCCTATCGTCGCCGTGATGGGCGACGGCACCTTCGGCTTTCATTCGGCGGAAATGGACACCGCCGTGCGCTACGGGCTGCCGTTCGTGGCGGTCGTGGGCAACGACGCGCGCTGGAACGCCGAGTATCAGATTCAGTTGCGCAGCTACGGCGCGGAGCGCTTGATCGGTTGCGAGTTGCTGCCCGCGCGCTACGATCGCGTCACGGAAGCGTTCGGCGGCGTCGGTGCGTTCGTCGAGCATCCCGAAGCGCTTCAGGACGCCATCGAACAGGCGCACGCGGCGCAACGCGCGAAGCAGCCCGCTTGCGTGAATATCATGATCGAAGGGTTGGCGGCGCCGTCGTTCAAGAACCGGACCGCGTGATCGGGAACTCGTGCTCGAGCTTTCGAGTACCCAACGGCGCGGTGGGTTCGGGCGCTGGCGCACCCGCGCGGTGCAGGTATCGCGCGCGCCGATGATTCAGATCGCCAATTGCGAGTTTTCTTATGGGCGGCACGTCAATAGGATGTTCGCTATCGGCATGAAGCTCGTGCCGCTCGCCTCGCACGCGCATTGGGAGGAGTCATGGAACATACGCCCCGCACCCAGAATGAAAAGCTCGAAGTCAAAACGACGACCTGCTACATGTGCGCGTGCCGATGCGGGATTCGCGTGCATCTGCGTGATGGCGAAGTGCGCTATATCGACGGCAATCCGGAGCATCCGCTCAATCAGGGCGTGATTTGCGCGAAAGGCTCGTCGGGCATCATGAAGCAGTATTCGCCCGCGCGCCTCACGCAACCGCTCATGCGCAAGCCGGACGCGTTGCGAGGGACAGCGCAGTTCGAGCCGGTTTCGTGGGACGTCGCGTTCGAGGTGCTGGAAAAGCGGCTCGCGCATCTGCGCGCGACCGACCCGAAGCGGTTCGCGCTGTTCACCGGCCGCGACCAGATGCAGGCGTTGACCGGGCTCTTCGCCAAACAGTTCGGCACGCCTAACTATGCGGCGCATGGCGGCTTTTGCTCGGTCAACATGGCCGCGGGCATGATCTATACGATGGGCGGTTCGTTCTGGGAATTCGGCGGCCCCGATCTCGATCGCGCGAAGCTCTTCTTCATGATCGGCACGGCCGAAGATCATCATTCGAATCCGCTCAAGATCGCAATCTCGAAGTTCAAGCGCGCGGGCGGCCGCTTCATCGCGATCAATCCCGTGCGCACGGGGTATGCGGCCATCGCCGACGAATGGGTGCCGATCCGTCCGGGCACCGACGGCGCGCTGTTCATGGCGCTGATGCACGAGTTGATCGAACACGGCGCTTACGACCGCGAGTTCGTCGAGCGCTACACGAATGCGGGCGAACTGCTCGACATGCGCGAAGACAGCGACACCTACGGTTTGTTCGTGCGCGACGAACACACGCCGGAACGCAACGCGCTGTTCCCGCAAAATCATCTCTGGTGGGACCCCGTCGGCCAGAAGGCCGTGCTGCACCATACGCCGGGCGTGCGCCCCGCGCTCGAAGGGCGCTATACGCTGGCGGACGGCACGGCCGTCGTGCCTTCGTTTGCCCTGTTGCGCGAGCAGGTGGCGACGTGTACGCCCGAGTGGGCGGCGGAGATCACCGGCATTCCGGCCGAAACGATCCGGCGTCTCGCGCGCGAAATGGCCGACGTCGCGCGCGATCAGAAGATCACGTTGCCGATTCCCTGGACCGACTCGTGGGGCGAAACGCACGCCAGCGTGACGGGCGCGCCCATTGCCTTTCATGCGATGCGCGGACTCGCGGGCCATTCGAACGGTTTCCAGACCATCCGCGCGCTGGCGGTGCTGATGTCGTTGCTGGGCACGATCGACCGGCCCGGCGGCTTCCGGCACAAGTCGCCGTACCCGCGCGCGGTGCCGCCCTCGGCCAAACCGCCCAATTGCCCCGACGACGTGAAGCCCAACACGCCGCTCGCGAACGGGCCGCTCGGCTGGCCCGCCGGTCCCGAGGATCTGTTCATCCACGATAACGGCGAACCCGTACGCATCGACAAAGCCTTCTCGTGGGAATATCCGCTCGCCGTGCACGGCCTCATGCACAGCGTGATTACGAATGCCTGGCGCGGCGATCCGTATCCCATCGACACGCTGATGATCTTCATGGCCAACATGGCGTGGAATTCGTCGATGAACACGGTCGAGGTCCGCAAGATGCTCGCGGATCAGCACGAGAACGGCGAGTACAAGATTCCGTTCATCGTGGTGTGCGATGCGTTTCAGTCGGAGATGACCGCGTTCGCCGACCTGATCCTGCCCGACACGACTTACCTCGAACGGCACGATGCGATGTCGATGCTCGACCGGCCGATCTCGGAGTTCGACGGTCCGGTCGATTCGGTGCGCGTGCCGGTCGTGCCGCCCACCGGCGAGTGCAAGCCGTTCCAGGAAGTGCTCGTCGAACTGGCCGGGCGCCTGAAACTGCCGGCTTTCATGACGCCGGAAGGCACGCGCAAATACCGCGACTACCCGGACTTCATCGTCAATCATCAAACCGCGCCGGGTTCCGGCGTGGGCTTTCTGATCGGCTGGCGCGGCAAGAACGGCGACAAGGCGCTCGTGGGCGAAGCGAACCCGCGGCAATGGGAGGAATACGCGCAGCACAACTGCGTGTATCACTACACGCTGCCCGAGACGATGCAATACATGCGCAACTGCAACGGTCCTTACCTCGAGTTCGCGGTGGAGAACGGCTTTCGCAAATTCAGCGAGCCGATCGTCATCGCCCTGTACTCGGACGTGATGCAGAAGTTCCGGCTCGCCGCGCAAGGCAAGACGAAGGGCCGGCAACCGCCCGAGTCTCTGCGCGCGCGCATCGACCGGTATTTCGATCCGTTGCCGTTCTGGTACGCGCCGCTCGAACACGACAGCACCGATCACGCGCGCTTTCCGCTCGCGGCCGTCACGCAACGGCCCATGGCCATGTACCACTCGTGGGACTCGCAGAACGCCTGGTTGCGGCAGATCCACGGTGAAAATTATCTGTACATGAATCCGCGTACGGCGCGTGCCGAAGGTATCGCGGATGGCGGCTGGATCTACCTCGAATCGCAATGGGGCAAGGTGCGCTGCATGGCGCGCCATAGCGAGGCGGTCGAGCCGGGCACCGTGTGGACGTGGAACGCCATCGGCAAGTCGGCGGGCGCGTGGAATCTCGGGCCCGACGCCAACGAATCACAGCGCGGCTTTCTGCTGAACCACCTGATCGCCGACGAAATCCCGGGCCAGCACGCGAATCATGCGCGCACCTCGAACTCCGATCCGGTCACGGGACAGGCGGCATGGTACGACGTGCGGGTGCGTGTCTATCCGGCGGAGGCCAACGCGAACCACACGCTCCCGCAGTTCGCGCCCATGCCGGCGCTGCCGGGCGAACTCGGCACGGGCGCGGCGGGCTTCATTCATCGCGTCGTGCAGACCTATTTCGCCGGGCGTGGCGAGTTTGCCGCGCGTCTCGCGAAGGCGGCCAGGAGCAAGTAACCCGGAGAACACGTTATGACCCAGATGGCGCTCGTAATCGATCTGAATGTGTGCGTCGGATGCCACGCCTGCGTGACGAGTTGCAAGGAGTGGAACACCTCGGGAGAAGCGGGCAGTCTCGCCGACTTCCGTCCCTACGACGCCGACCCTTCGGGCACGTTCTTCAACCGTGTGCAGACCTTCGAAGCCGGCAAATATCCGCTGGCCGACACCATTCATTTCCCGAAATCGTGCCTGCACTGCGAGGACCCGCCCTGCGTGCCGGTGTGTCCGACCGGGGCCAGCTACAAGCGCAAGGAAGACGGCCTCGTGCTGGTCGACTACGACCGCTGTATCGGCTGCAAATACTGCGCGTGGGCGTGCCCCTACGGCGCGCGCGAGATCGACGAGGCGCGCAAGGAAATGACCAAGTGCACGCTGTGTTCGGACCGCATCTATAACGAGGCGCTGCCCGAGCGCGACCGCAAGCCCGCCTGCGTGCTTGCGTGTCCGACCTCGGCGCGCCTGTTCGGGGATATTCACGATCCCGATTCCGTCGTCTCGCAGGCGATTCGCGAGCGCGGCGGTTATCAGCTGATGCCGGAATGGGGCACGCGCCCCTCGAATCACTATTTGCCACGCCAGCCCGTGACGTCCTGCGGCGGCGGTGCGTGCTCGTGCAAGACGGCGCAAGAGCTGGAACCCGTCACGCTCGAGGCACAGCTCGAACATGGCGCGCTCAATCTGGCTTCGGTCGCCACGCGCGTTTGACGCGGCGTGCCTTTCGCGCGCGATATCGGATCACGGAGAACGGTATGAATCCGGCATTTTCTGTTGTGTTTCTCACGACACTGAGCGGCGCGGGCCAAGGTCTGCTGGTCGCGCTCGTGGGCGTCGAGCTGGCGTTGCGGCTCGGTTTTGGCGATTCGGCCGCGGTTCCGGCGCTGTTCTACGTGGCGGGCGCCGGGCTGGCGTGCGTGCTCGGCACCTTGGGGCTCGTCGCCTCGTTCTTTCATCTCGGTCACCCCGAGCGCGCGTGGCGAGCCATCGCGATGTGGCGCACGTCGTGGCTGTCACGCGAATGTCTGTGCCTTCCCGCGTTTCTCGCCTGCACCTTCGCCTACGGCCTCGCGCATCTTCTGGGCGTTTCGCAAACGCTCGCCATAGGCGGCGTGGCCGTGGCCGCCAGTGCATTGCTCTTCGTTTGCACGGGCATGATTTACGCGTGCCTGCGTTTTCTCCAGGAATGGGCGACGCCGCTCACGCTCGTCAATTTCGTGCTGCTCGGTTGCGCGTCGGGTTTTACGCTCGCGACGGCTTGCGCCGCCGGGTTGGCGCCGCACGTGGCCGCGCCGCTGGCGGTTTGCGCGTGCGTGTTGACGCTGGCCGGTTGCGCTTCCCGTTCCGCCTCGCTCATGCGCAATGGCCGGTTGCGCCCGAAGTCGACGGTTCAATCCGCAACGGGCATTCGCGCGCCACGGGTGGAGCAGAAGTCGCGCGGATTCACGGCCGGTGCCTTCAATCTGCGCGAATTCTTTCACGGCAAGACGCAGCAAACGCTCGACCGCATCCGGTGGCTGTTCCTGATCGCGGCATTTCTCGCGCCGCTGTGTCTCGTGACGCTCGGCGGTGTCATGCAGTCCGTTGGCGCCTCGTTAGCGCTGTTTTGCGTGGCGGCCGTCGTTCAGTATGCGGGGCTGGTTGCGGAACGCTGGTACTTTTTCGCCGAGGCGCGGCATCCGCAGAATCTTTATTATCAGCGGTCGTAGCGGTGCGCTTAAGCACGGTAGCGAGGCGCGCGGGCGTTCACATCGCGCCGCCGCCCGCTTTCGGCGAGGCTAGGCGCCGTGGCACGAACGGCCCGGGTCGGCGCAGGACGACGGCAGGTGCGGTACTCTCCACGGGCCGTGCGGCTTAACCCGACCGTTATCCACCCACCCAAGGACCCCGACCATGAATGGCGATCTTCACCGCGAGTACGCGCGCCAGCGCCTGTTGTTCTTCGTCGCGCAGGATGTCG from Paraburkholderia acidisoli encodes the following:
- a CDS encoding molybdopterin oxidoreductase family protein — its product is MEHTPRTQNEKLEVKTTTCYMCACRCGIRVHLRDGEVRYIDGNPEHPLNQGVICAKGSSGIMKQYSPARLTQPLMRKPDALRGTAQFEPVSWDVAFEVLEKRLAHLRATDPKRFALFTGRDQMQALTGLFAKQFGTPNYAAHGGFCSVNMAAGMIYTMGGSFWEFGGPDLDRAKLFFMIGTAEDHHSNPLKIAISKFKRAGGRFIAINPVRTGYAAIADEWVPIRPGTDGALFMALMHELIEHGAYDREFVERYTNAGELLDMREDSDTYGLFVRDEHTPERNALFPQNHLWWDPVGQKAVLHHTPGVRPALEGRYTLADGTAVVPSFALLREQVATCTPEWAAEITGIPAETIRRLAREMADVARDQKITLPIPWTDSWGETHASVTGAPIAFHAMRGLAGHSNGFQTIRALAVLMSLLGTIDRPGGFRHKSPYPRAVPPSAKPPNCPDDVKPNTPLANGPLGWPAGPEDLFIHDNGEPVRIDKAFSWEYPLAVHGLMHSVITNAWRGDPYPIDTLMIFMANMAWNSSMNTVEVRKMLADQHENGEYKIPFIVVCDAFQSEMTAFADLILPDTTYLERHDAMSMLDRPISEFDGPVDSVRVPVVPPTGECKPFQEVLVELAGRLKLPAFMTPEGTRKYRDYPDFIVNHQTAPGSGVGFLIGWRGKNGDKALVGEANPRQWEEYAQHNCVYHYTLPETMQYMRNCNGPYLEFAVENGFRKFSEPIVIALYSDVMQKFRLAAQGKTKGRQPPESLRARIDRYFDPLPFWYAPLEHDSTDHARFPLAAVTQRPMAMYHSWDSQNAWLRQIHGENYLYMNPRTARAEGIADGGWIYLESQWGKVRCMARHSEAVEPGTVWTWNAIGKSAGAWNLGPDANESQRGFLLNHLIADEIPGQHANHARTSNSDPVTGQAAWYDVRVRVYPAEANANHTLPQFAPMPALPGELGTGAAGFIHRVVQTYFAGRGEFAARLAKAARSK
- a CDS encoding 4Fe-4S dicluster domain-containing protein, with amino-acid sequence MTQMALVIDLNVCVGCHACVTSCKEWNTSGEAGSLADFRPYDADPSGTFFNRVQTFEAGKYPLADTIHFPKSCLHCEDPPCVPVCPTGASYKRKEDGLVLVDYDRCIGCKYCAWACPYGAREIDEARKEMTKCTLCSDRIYNEALPERDRKPACVLACPTSARLFGDIHDPDSVVSQAIRERGGYQLMPEWGTRPSNHYLPRQPVTSCGGGACSCKTAQELEPVTLEAQLEHGALNLASVATRV
- a CDS encoding thiamine pyrophosphate-binding protein; the encoded protein is MSDARRGADALVNALSKAGVKHIFTLSGNHIMPVFDACIGAGIELFHTRHEAAAVHMADAYARLTGNVGVALVTGGPGHANAVSALYTAQMAESPVLLLSGHAPHNQLGMGAFQEMRQADVAAPLVKLAMTAQHAHTLVDEVIHAMRTARSGRPGPVHLSLPVDVLEADAFVPEEVSAERFLPAVQPLDAAIATRFAASLAQASRPLILVGPACMGQAGRAHTEALAAASGIPVIGMESPRGINDPALGAFAEVLAKADCVMLLGKRMDFTLAFGQSPAFSPDCRFVQIDPEAQEIARTRRAVGQRLIGSAVADSFPALDALAVACRASGHRCDERWTRDVQAAVAWRPEQWGKASSSMEKRVHPVQALAPFQAWLDSHPDAVLISDGGEFGQWAQACLHAPHRVINGVAGAIGAALPFAVAARVVHPDAPIVAVMGDGTFGFHSAEMDTAVRYGLPFVAVVGNDARWNAEYQIQLRSYGAERLIGCELLPARYDRVTEAFGGVGAFVEHPEALQDAIEQAHAAQRAKQPACVNIMIEGLAAPSFKNRTA
- a CDS encoding tripartite tricarboxylate transporter TctB family protein, which translates into the protein MVVIGVSAVYAGLSYDVGTLTSMGAGFFPVAVGALLAVVGILIALAAKDLPKAASNPGDAHARLPDLRGAVCIIAGTLAFILIGKYGGLIPATFAIVFISALGDRTNTVFRAAALSIVMCAIALVVFSWALKLQLAPFAWG
- a CDS encoding dimethyl sulfoxide reductase anchor subunit family protein yields the protein MNPAFSVVFLTTLSGAGQGLLVALVGVELALRLGFGDSAAVPALFYVAGAGLACVLGTLGLVASFFHLGHPERAWRAIAMWRTSWLSRECLCLPAFLACTFAYGLAHLLGVSQTLAIGGVAVAASALLFVCTGMIYACLRFLQEWATPLTLVNFVLLGCASGFTLATACAAGLAPHVAAPLAVCACVLTLAGCASRSASLMRNGRLRPKSTVQSATGIRAPRVEQKSRGFTAGAFNLREFFHGKTQQTLDRIRWLFLIAAFLAPLCLVTLGGVMQSVGASLALFCVAAVVQYAGLVAERWYFFAEARHPQNLYYQRS